Proteins from one Malania oleifera isolate guangnan ecotype guangnan chromosome 4, ASM2987363v1, whole genome shotgun sequence genomic window:
- the LOC131153939 gene encoding uncharacterized protein LOC131153939 → MEDQNSSLKAVGQSIKSDTSMNPVTASAIMISTNINSIPMLNGSNFKNWKENVMIVLSCMDLDVALWRERPPALADTSTSYMKRDLERWERPNRMSLMIMKHSDPEAFRGSMSNEDDAKVFIVELQKHFTKNENAETSNLLASLVPIRHKGKGNIGNTLWKCLTSL, encoded by the exons ATGGAAGATCAAAACTCTTCGCTAAAGGCTGTTGGACAATCAATCAAATCAGACACATCTATGAATCCAG TTACTGCATCTGCTATTATGATTTCTACCAACATAAATTCCATTCCGATGCTTAACGGCTCCAACTTTAAGAATTGGAAGGAGAACGTCATGATTGTTCTAAGCTGTATGGATCTGGATGTTGCGCTATGGAGAGAACGACCTCCAGCCCTTGCAGATACAAGTACCTCTTATATGAAGAGGGACTTGGAGAGGTGGGAGCGTCCTAATCGCATGAGCCTAATGATCATGAAACACTCTGATCCAGAAGCATTCAGGGGCTCAATGTCCAATGAGGATGATGCTAAGGTATTCATTGTGGAACTACAGAAACATTTTACAAAAAACGAAAATGCTGAAACAAGCAACCTTTTAGCTAGTCTTGTTCCAATAAGGCATAAAGGAAAAGGTAATATCGGGAATACATTATGGAAATGTCTAACATCGCTTTAA
- the LOC131153533 gene encoding uncharacterized protein LOC131153533 encodes MPRFYARVRRVFSPGFKLRITWLEPKLDGHDEIDWVNKDLPVGCCEYGHGKSLITTDRLMFSHQVQGGKSSGKCSYVIYPRMGETWALFKNWDIRWSSISEHHGNFKFEIVEVLSDFNDNDGIVVAYLDKIKGFVSLFQKTRREGIVLFKIPSKEHFRFSHQIPSVRMTGTERGGVPVGSLELDPAALPADLNEFELDSDVKMKRKVLDSKLTGEW; translated from the coding sequence ATGCCAAGATTCTATGCACGAGTAAGGAGAGTTTTTTCACCTGGATTCAAGCTACGGATTACTTGGCTAGAGCCTAAGCTGGATGGCCATGATGAGATTGATTGGGTCAACAAGGATTTGCCTGTTGGTTGTTGTGAATATGGCCATGGGAAATCCCTTATAACAACTGATCGTCTAATGTTCTCTCATCAAGTTCAAGGTGGAAAAAGCAGTGGCAAATGTTCTTATGTGATATATCCTAGAATGGGGGAAACCTGGGCCCTCTTTAAGAACTGGGATATTAGATGGAGCTCCATTTCTGAACACCATGGAAATTTCAAATTTGAGATAGTTGAGGTTCTTTCAGATTTTAATGACAATGATGGCATTGTAGTTGCTTACTTGGACAAAATTAAAGGTTTTGTGAGTCTGTTTCAGAAAACAAGACGAGAAGGGATTGTGTTGTTTAAGATACCCTCGAAAGAGCATTTTCGATTTTCCCATCAAATTCCTTCAGTTAGAATGACTGGCACAGAAAGAGGTGGTGTTCCAGTAGGATCTTTAGAACTTGATCCTGCTGCTTTACCTGCTGATTTGAATGAGTTTGAACTTGATAGTGACGTGAAGATGAAGAGAAAAGTCCTGGATTCCAAGCTCACTGGAGAGTGGTGA
- the LOC131153532 gene encoding uncharacterized protein LOC131153532 — MECNKEEAIRAKEIAEKKMQSSDFVGARKIGLKAQQLFPELENLSQLLTVCDVHCSAQNKVGGSEMDWYGILQVERMADESTIKKQYRKLALLLHPDKNKFVGAEAAFKLIGEANRVLCDQAKRSMYDMKIRVPVRNSAPRAPPHQVNRNSYVRKQYGAPDVTNTQFMGSHVHQQAQTMFSNDRQTFWTSCPFCDIRYQYYRDIVNKSLRCQSCSKPFVAYDLGAQGMPGSSWSQPAFSHQKQVPSQGPFNVSSQNNWGKPMSGMGVQQSYGSKSGGSEPFLKTGRTADVGGASKCKSREGDRVDVRDGKEGVSVPKSGAAKPGESGASKTSRNTGSKRGRKVVVESSESFETESSVEAEDDIIQENGGDATVQNSGLKEGGHPRRSSRQKRFVYYNENASDDDDFVFVSRPKRSKQSGLSMPGEEEVKQDPLDDELSKHNHSTGFSAVADEGKEEFKEKGSNPLGQSLPNRESKATECKVNGEAAMDYDDEDSNVDDNSESQPGFYQSPDPEFSDFDKCKADGCFAVDQLWAIYDTVDGMPRFYARVRRVFSPGFKLRITWLEPKPDGQDEIDWVNKDLPVGCCEYGHGKSLITTDRLMFSHQVQSGKSSGRCSYVIYPRKGETWALFKNWDIRWSSIPEHHGNFKFEIVEVLSDFNDNDGIVVAYLDKIKGFVSLFQKTRREGIVSFKIPSKERFRFSHQIPSVRMTGAERGGVPVGSLELDPAALPADLNEFELDRDVKMESKVLDSKLSGSCSKSHENEAKQRMCSESIKTSHKSVDLQEKNDLGGENLKLRRSPRDFNGNTPKKSMNSQEKINFDLDDSKPEASERERNDGISKKSMDLQEKNDFAREASKLRRSPRDLNKSHNKDGQASVGCCRAQAVTNDCVDGATERRHLNCGQREGNASCRASCRIDEKIHVCVSDPNSFTKKPGVPLSLFSGFNIPEAGFHDFSVDKSKEKFQPGQVWALYSVKDGLPKNYGQIRGIESAPVFRLHVALLEPCLLSRDMILPVCCGVFKSKSSKLETFLPADFSHRLKAEPISKTKFEIYPRKDEIWALYKNWSTESTCSNVEDCKYEIVVVLDEDGHNTKVLSLVRQNGFRSVFKAPRRQRSTYMMEIPRIELFRFSHQIPAFALTEKDGCSCWELDPASIPGTLSSLN; from the coding sequence ATGGAGTGCAACAAAGAGGAGGCCATCAGGGCCAAGGAAATTGCAGAGAAGAAGATGCAAAGCAGCGATTTCGTAGGAGCTCGGAAGATTGGACTGAAGGCCCAACAACTTTTCCCTGAACTTGAGAACCTCTCCCAGCTGTTAACAGTCTGTGATGTTCACTGCTCAGCTCAAAACAAAGTAGGTGGTTCTGAAATGGACTGGTATGGAATCCTTCAAGTTGAGCGAATGGCTGATGAATCAACCATCAAGAAGCAATACCGAAAACTTGCCCTTCTCCTGCATCCTGATAAAAACAAATTTGTTGGTGCAGAAGCAGCTTTTAAGTTGATTGGAGAGGCAAATAGAGTGCTTTGTGACCAGGCAAAACGATCGATGTATGACATGAAGATTAGAGTCCCTGTGAGAAATTCTGCTCCAAGGGCCCCACCCCATCAAGTAAATAGGAACTCTTATGTTAGAAAACAATATGGGGCTCCAGATGTTACTAATACTCAGTTTATGGGTTCACATGTGCATCAGCAGGCACAAACAATGTTCTCCAATGACCGGCAAACATTTTGGACGTCCTGCCCCTTTTGCGATATAAGATACCAGTATTACAGAGATATTGTGAATAAGTCTCTGCGTTGTCAAAGCTGCTCAAAGCCCTTTGTTGCATATGATTTGGGTGCTCAAGGCATGCCAGGATCCAGCTGGAGTCAGCCTGCATTCAGTCATCAGAAACAGGTTCCTTCCCAGGGGCCCTTTAATGTGAGCTCACAAAATAACTGGGGGAAGCCTATGTCTGGTATGGGAGTTCAGCAAAGCTATGGCAGTAAAAGTGGAGGTTCAGAACCCTTCTTAAAAACAGGAAGGACTGCTGATGTTGGTGGGGCTTCTAAATGCAAAAGTAGAGAAGGTGATCGTGTTGATGTGAGAGATGGGAAGGAAGGCGTTAGTGTGCCTAAGTCTGGTGCTGCGAAGCCTGGGGAATCAGGGGCTTCAAAAACTTCAAGAAATACAGGCAGTAAGAGAGGGAGGAAGGTGGTCGTGGAATCCAGTGAAAGTTTTGAGACCGAAAGTAGTGTGGAGGCTGAAGATGATATTATTCAAGAAAATGGTGGTGATGCTACTGTGCAGAATTCTGGCCTTAAAGAAGGGGGACATCCCAGGAGATCTTCTCGACAGAAGCGGTTTGTTTATTACAATGAAAATGCAAGTGATGATGATGACTTTGTGTTTGTGAGCCGTCCAAAAAGGTCGAAACAGAGTGGATTGTCAATGCCCGGTGAAGAGGAAGTAAAACAAGATCCTTTAGATGACGAATTATCTAAACATAATCATTCAACTGGTTTTTCTGCTGTCGCTGATGAAGGTAAGGAAGAGTTTAAAGAGAAAGGAAGCAATCCTCTTGGACAAAGCTTGCCAAACAGGGAAAGCAAAGCTACAGAATGCAAGGTGAATGGAGAAGCAGCAATGGATTACGATGATGAAGATTCCAATGTTGATGATAATTCTGAATCACAACCTGGGTTTTATCAATCTCCTGATCCAGAATTCAGTGATTTTGATAAGTGTAAGGCAGATGGTTGTTTTGCTGTTGATCAGTTATGGGCTATTTATGATACAGTAGATGGCATGCCAAGATTCTATGCACGAGTAAGGAGAGTTTTTTCACCTGGATTCAAGCTACGGATTACTTGGCTAGAGCCTAAGCCGGATGGCCAAGATGAGATTGATTGGGTCAACAAGGATTTGCCTGTTGGTTGTTGTGAATATGGCCATGGGAAATCCCTTATAACAACTGATCGTCTAATGTTCTCTCACCAAGTTCAAAGTGGAAAAAGCAGTGGCAGATGTTCTTATGTGATATATCCTAGAAAGGGGGAAACGTGGGCCCTCTTTAAGAACTGGGATATTAGATGGAGCTCCATTCCTGAACACCATgggaatttcaaatttgaaatagTTGAGGTTCTTTCAGATTTTAATGACAATGATGGCATTGTAGTTGCTTACTTGGACAAAATTAAAGGTTTTGTGAGTCTGTTTCAGAAAACAAGACGAGAAGGGATTGTGTCATTTAAGATACCCTCGAAAGAGCGCTTTCGATTTTCCCATCAAATTCCTTCAGTTAGAATGACTGGCGCAGAAAGAGGTGGTGTTCCAGTAGGATCTTTAGAACTTGATCCTGCTGCTTTACCTGCTGATTTGAATGAGTTTGAACTTGATCGTGATGTGAAGATGGAGAGCAAAGTCTTGGATTCCAAGCTCAGTGGCTCGTGTTCCAAATCACATGAAAATGAAGCAAAACAAAGGATGTGTTCTGAGAGTATTAAAACTTCACACAAGAGCGTGGACTTACAAGAGAAGAATGATCTTGGAGGAGAAAATTTAAAACTTAGAAGGTCTCCTAGGGATTTTAATGGCAATACTCCGAAGAAGAGCATGAACTCACAAGAGAAGATTAATTTTGACTTGGATGATTCAAAACCTGAAGCATCTGAGAGGGAACGAAACGACGGAATATCAAAGAAGAGCATGGATTTACAAGAAAAGAATGATTTTGCAAGAGAGGCCTCTAAACTTAGAAGATCTCCAAGGGACTTGAACAAAAGTCACAATAAAGACGGTCAAGCAAGTGTCGGTTGTTGTAGAGCCCAAGCTGTAACTAATGATTGTGTAGATGGTGCCACAGAGAGACGGCATTTAAACTGCGGTCAGCGTGAAGGAAATGCTTCTTGTCGTGCTTCATGTCGTATAGATGAGAAGATTCATGTGTGTGTCAGTGATCCCAACAGTTTCACAAAGAAGCCTGGTGTTCCATTATCGTTGTTTTCTGGCTTCAACATTCCAGAAGCAGGGTTTCATGATTTTAGTGTGGATAAATCTAAGGAGAAATTTCAGCCTGGTCAAGTGTGGGCACTATACAGTGTGAAGGATGGGTTACCCAAGAACTATGGTCAAATTAGAGGGATTGAATCAGCTCCTGTTTTTAGATTGCATGTGGCACTACTTGAACCCTGCTTACTTTCAAGAGACATGATTCTGCCTGTTTGTTGTGGAGTTTTCAAATCTAAATCCAGTAAGCTAGAAACTTTTTTACCTGCTGATTTTTCACACAGGTTAAAAGCAGAACCGATTAGTaagacaaaatttgaaatctatCCAAGAAAAGATGAGATTTGGGCATTATATAAGAATTGGAGTACTGAATCTACATGTTCTAATGTGGAGGATTGCAAATATGAAATAGTTGTAGTTCTTGATGAAGATGGCCATAACACAAAAGTTTTGTCTTTGGTACGTCAAAATGGGTTCAGGTCAGTTTTTAAGGCTCCAAGAAGACAAAGATCAACCTATATGATGGAGATACCTCGGATTGAGTTATTTAGGTTCTCACATCAGATTCCTGCTTTTGCATTGACGGAGAAGGATGGCTGTAGCTGTTGGGAACTTGATCCTGCATCAATTCCAGGTACCTTATCTTCTTTAAATTGA